In the Caldibacillus debilis DSM 16016 genome, one interval contains:
- a CDS encoding DUF3006 domain-containing protein, translating into MKYIIDHFEEKFAVCEDPEGRLVDIERSKIPKEAKEGDVLICKNGRFAVDKKQTEKLRREIERLMEEVWED; encoded by the coding sequence ATGAAATACATCATTGATCATTTCGAGGAAAAGTTTGCCGTTTGTGAAGATCCGGAAGGGAGGCTGGTGGACATCGAACGAAGCAAAATCCCGAAGGAAGCAAAGGAAGGCGATGTATTAATCTGCAAAAACGGAAGGTTTGCCGTCGACAAAAAACAGACGGAAAAACTGAGAAGGGAAATTGAAAGGTTAATGGAAGAAGTCTGGGAAGATTGA
- a CDS encoding ABC transporter ATP-binding protein yields the protein MTVQFSGATKRYGSEYALRDFSFRFDKGKIYGLLGPNGSGKSTALKMAAGLVYPSAGTVAVDGERVTRKICRKVAYLTELDMFYESFTVKQMVSFYRSQFPDFDPVKAQELLRDMGLPENKKMKQLSKGNRGRLKLVLALARNVPVILLDEPFSGLDALVRESIVNSLLNYINFHEQTVIIATHEIDELEPILDEVVAIRRGRFLDHQVVEALRENQGLSVAEWYKRTIREKGSEAV from the coding sequence ATGACCGTGCAATTTTCCGGGGCAACCAAAAGATACGGCTCGGAATATGCCCTGCGCGATTTCAGCTTCCGCTTTGACAAGGGAAAAATTTACGGGCTGCTCGGCCCGAACGGAAGCGGAAAATCCACTGCCCTGAAGATGGCTGCCGGCCTGGTCTACCCGAGCGCGGGGACGGTCGCCGTGGACGGCGAGCGGGTCACGAGGAAAATTTGCCGAAAAGTTGCTTATTTAACCGAATTGGATATGTTTTACGAATCCTTCACCGTTAAACAAATGGTCTCCTTCTACCGATCCCAGTTCCCCGACTTCGACCCGGTCAAAGCGCAAGAACTGTTGCGGGATATGGGGTTGCCGGAAAATAAGAAAATGAAACAGTTGTCCAAAGGAAACCGGGGCCGGTTGAAACTCGTGCTCGCCTTGGCGAGAAACGTGCCGGTCATCCTCCTGGATGAGCCCTTCTCCGGATTGGATGCCCTGGTCCGCGAATCGATCGTAAACAGTCTGCTGAACTACATCAATTTTCATGAACAGACCGTCATTATAGCCACCCACGAAATCGACGAACTGGAACCGATCCTCGACGAGGTGGTCGCCATCCGCAGAGGCCGGTTCCTCGATCATCAAGTCGTGGAAGCGTTGCGGGAAAACCAGGGGCTTTCCGTCGCGGAATGGTACAAAAGAACGATTCGGGAAAAAGGGAGTGAAGCGGTATGA
- a CDS encoding ABC transporter ATP-binding protein, with amino-acid sequence MKPVVELKNVTKIIGGKKIIDSISFSVYEGEVFGLLGPNGAGKTTTMRMMTGLMRISSGEILINGRSIASDFENAVRQIGAIVENPEMYKFLTGYENLKQAARLAKGVTKERMDEIIDLVGLTPRIHDKVKNYSLGMRQRLGIALCLLHDPKILILDEPTNGLDPAGIREIRNYLRSLAREKNLAVIVSSHLLSEVELMCDRVAIMQKGRLIDVQKVHGEGDAERQTYRFTVNDADRAANVLKSKGIEAAADGQKLEAALAKQQVPDVIKWLVEENLLIYEVKPLRKTLEDRFLEITAAKEAAVNG; translated from the coding sequence ATGAAACCGGTTGTGGAACTGAAAAACGTCACAAAAATCATCGGCGGGAAAAAAATCATCGACAGCATCAGCTTTTCCGTGTACGAAGGGGAAGTATTCGGCCTGCTCGGCCCGAACGGGGCCGGGAAAACGACGACGATGCGCATGATGACCGGACTGATGCGCATCAGCTCTGGGGAAATTTTGATCAACGGGAGGAGCATTGCCAGCGACTTTGAAAATGCCGTCCGTCAGATCGGCGCGATCGTTGAAAATCCGGAAATGTACAAGTTTTTGACCGGCTATGAAAACTTGAAACAGGCCGCCCGCTTGGCAAAGGGCGTAACGAAAGAACGGATGGATGAAATCATCGATCTGGTCGGCCTGACCCCCAGGATCCATGACAAAGTGAAAAATTATTCCTTGGGCATGAGACAGCGCCTCGGCATCGCCCTCTGTCTTTTGCACGATCCGAAAATCCTCATCCTGGATGAGCCGACAAACGGCCTCGATCCCGCGGGAATCCGGGAAATCCGCAACTATTTGCGCTCCCTCGCCAGGGAGAAAAATTTGGCCGTCATCGTCTCCAGCCACCTGCTTTCCGAAGTGGAATTGATGTGCGACCGGGTGGCCATCATGCAAAAGGGCCGTTTGATCGACGTGCAAAAGGTGCACGGGGAAGGCGACGCGGAAAGGCAGACCTACCGTTTCACCGTCAATGACGCCGATCGGGCCGCAAACGTCCTGAAAAGCAAAGGAATCGAGGCGGCGGCCGACGGGCAGAAATTGGAGGCGGCCTTGGCGAAACAACAAGTTCCCGACGTCATCAAATGGCTGGTTGAAGAAAACTTGCTGATTTACGAAGTCAAACCTTTGCGGAAAACCTTGGAAGACCGGTTCCTGGAAATCACCGCGGCAAAGGAGGCAGCCGTCAATGGGTAA
- a CDS encoding GntR family transcriptional regulator, whose protein sequence is MDKEYEVSKPIYMQIAEKIFRRIIRQEIKPGDKLPSVREMAIQAGVNPNTIQRTYMEMERMGIVETRRGQGTFVVERQEIVDELMQTMQKEIIGQFVKNMMELGLGKKEIVKSLEEYLERGEDK, encoded by the coding sequence GTGGATAAAGAATACGAGGTTTCCAAACCGATCTATATGCAAATCGCCGAAAAAATTTTCCGGCGAATCATCCGTCAGGAAATCAAGCCCGGCGACAAATTGCCGTCGGTGCGGGAGATGGCCATACAAGCCGGGGTCAACCCGAATACGATCCAACGGACCTATATGGAAATGGAGAGGATGGGAATCGTGGAGACGAGGCGTGGGCAAGGGACGTTTGTCGTCGAGCGGCAGGAAATCGTTGACGAGCTGATGCAAACCATGCAGAAGGAAATCATCGGCCAATTCGTGAAAAATATGATGGAATTGGGGCTCGGCAAAAAGGAAATCGTAAAAAGTTTGGAAGAGTACCTGGAAAGGGGGGAAGACAAATGA
- a CDS encoding ABC transporter ATP-binding protein: MPANSLKAPFQYERIPVHARGEVKKKRAENMPKTLKRIWGYLAREKGKLALVAATVVLTSGLGLLGPFLVGTAIDRYMVVGDAEGLAPFLLGLVSVFLFHSLFLFLQNYWMIEISQNTVKDLREDLFQKFHRLPISYFDKRQHGELMSRLTNDIDNVNMVLNSSVIQILSSVLTLAGTVVVMVLLSPVLTAVALSVVPLMYLGIRWITNRTGPLYKVQQRELGQVNGFVEEILSGQHVVKTYSLENLVIRQFEEKNESLKLSGFWAQTIAGFTPKVMNTLNFLSFGMIAFIGGFLAIRTDLATVGMIVIFTEYARQFTRPLNDLSNQFNLLLSAVAGAERVFQVLDEPEEETDEENAVELPAIRGHVKFENVTFSYGDGPVLKDISFEAKPGETVALVGHTGAGKTTIIHLLSRFYDCDGGKITVDGRDIRSVKRSSLREHMAFVPQDTFLFRGTVKENIRYGRLDATDEEVVQAAKDANAHDFIMKLPMGYDTMLDENGSGISQGQRQLLSIARALLRKPAIYILDEATSNIDTVTELKIQDALKRLMEGRTGFVIAHRLNTVRNADKILVLDHGKIVEAGNHEELLRKKGHYYRLYQTQFMEGKTL, translated from the coding sequence ATGCCCGCTAATTCTTTGAAAGCCCCCTTCCAATATGAAAGGATTCCCGTTCATGCCCGAGGGGAAGTTAAAAAGAAAAGGGCGGAAAATATGCCGAAGACGCTGAAAAGGATTTGGGGGTATTTGGCCCGGGAAAAGGGAAAATTGGCCCTGGTGGCCGCGACGGTCGTTCTCACATCCGGTCTGGGCCTGCTCGGCCCGTTCCTGGTCGGAACGGCCATCGACCGCTATATGGTCGTCGGCGATGCCGAAGGGCTCGCGCCCTTTCTTCTCGGTCTCGTTTCCGTCTTTCTCTTCCATTCCTTGTTTCTGTTCCTGCAAAACTATTGGATGATCGAAATCTCCCAAAACACGGTCAAAGATTTGCGCGAAGATTTGTTCCAAAAATTCCACCGGCTTCCGATCTCCTATTTTGACAAACGGCAGCACGGGGAACTGATGAGCCGTTTGACGAACGACATCGACAACGTCAATATGGTCTTGAATTCATCCGTCATTCAAATCCTGTCGAGCGTCCTGACGTTGGCCGGCACCGTCGTGGTCATGGTCCTTTTAAGCCCCGTCCTGACCGCGGTCGCGCTGAGCGTCGTCCCCCTGATGTACCTGGGGATCCGGTGGATCACGAACCGGACCGGCCCCCTTTATAAAGTGCAGCAGCGGGAACTGGGCCAGGTGAACGGCTTCGTGGAAGAAATCCTTTCCGGCCAGCATGTGGTCAAAACCTATTCCTTGGAAAATTTGGTCATCCGGCAATTTGAAGAAAAAAACGAAAGCCTCAAACTGTCGGGTTTTTGGGCCCAGACGATCGCCGGTTTTACGCCGAAGGTGATGAACACGCTGAATTTTTTGAGTTTCGGCATGATCGCCTTCATCGGGGGATTCCTTGCCATCAGGACGGATCTGGCCACCGTCGGGATGATCGTCATTTTCACCGAATACGCCCGGCAATTTACCCGTCCGCTCAATGATCTTTCCAACCAGTTTAATCTCCTGCTTTCCGCCGTCGCGGGAGCCGAACGGGTATTCCAAGTCCTCGATGAACCTGAGGAAGAAACCGATGAAGAAAATGCCGTTGAACTGCCGGCAATCCGGGGCCACGTGAAATTCGAAAACGTCACTTTTTCCTATGGGGACGGACCCGTATTAAAGGACATCAGCTTCGAGGCAAAACCCGGGGAAACGGTCGCCCTCGTCGGCCATACCGGCGCGGGAAAAACGACGATCATCCATTTGCTTTCCCGTTTCTATGACTGCGACGGCGGTAAAATCACCGTCGACGGACGGGACATCCGGTCGGTCAAGCGGTCCAGCCTGCGGGAACATATGGCCTTCGTGCCGCAAGACACCTTTTTGTTCCGGGGGACGGTGAAGGAAAATATCCGCTACGGCAGGCTCGACGCCACCGACGAGGAGGTGGTGCAGGCGGCCAAGGACGCCAACGCCCATGATTTCATCATGAAACTCCCGATGGGTTACGACACGATGCTGGACGAAAACGGATCGGGCATCAGCCAGGGGCAAAGACAGCTCCTTTCGATCGCCAGGGCCCTTTTGCGGAAACCGGCCATCTATATCCTGGATGAAGCGACCAGCAATATCGACACGGTCACCGAACTGAAGATCCAGGATGCGCTGAAACGGCTCATGGAAGGAAGGACCGGCTTCGTCATCGCCCACCGGCTGAATACGGTACGGAACGCGGACAAAATCCTCGTCCTCGATCACGGAAAAATCGTCGAAGCGGGGAATCACGAAGAGCTCCTTCGAAAGAAAGGGCATTATTACCGGCTGTATCAAACCCAATTCATGGAAGGGAAAACCCTTTGA
- a CDS encoding glutamate synthase subunit beta encodes MGKLTGFLEYEREEQPERDPKTRIRDWKEISLPFSEDALKRQAARCMDCGTPFCHIGMEIGGAAAGCPIHNLIPEWNDLVYRGKWKEALERLLLTNNFPEFTGRICPAPCEGSCTLAISGGPVSIKAIERAIIDKGFEMGWIRPRIPEHRTGKRVAVIGSGPAGLAAADLLNQRGHAVTVFEKADRPGGLLMYGIPNVKLEKDVVERRIRLLEEEGVVFVTGTEVGKDISADDILRTYDAVILCTGAQKHRPLNIEGADAKGVHMAMDFLTGATKRLLDPDRTEDGFIDTEGKRVIVIGGGETGADCVATALRQNCKSVVQFGKHPPLPRFRTEDNLWPADPNVFTVDYAHAEAMALFGSDPREYLIRTDKIVADERGRVKEVHTVQMKKTPSGDGGYIFEAIPGTERVWPADCVIVAIGFSGTDDRLLEQFGVEAENGKIKASFQDFRTNRDGVFAAGDARRGQSLVVWAIREGRGAAREVDRYLMGKTVLR; translated from the coding sequence ATGGGAAAGCTGACCGGTTTTTTGGAATATGAACGGGAGGAGCAGCCGGAACGGGATCCGAAAACCAGGATCAGGGACTGGAAGGAAATCAGCCTTCCCTTCTCCGAAGACGCCTTGAAACGGCAGGCGGCCCGCTGCATGGATTGCGGGACCCCGTTTTGCCATATCGGAATGGAAATCGGCGGGGCGGCCGCAGGATGCCCGATCCATAATCTGATCCCCGAATGGAACGATCTCGTCTACCGGGGAAAATGGAAAGAGGCGTTGGAACGGCTGCTTTTGACGAACAATTTTCCGGAATTTACCGGGCGGATCTGCCCCGCCCCCTGCGAAGGCTCCTGCACGCTGGCCATCTCCGGCGGGCCGGTCAGCATCAAAGCCATCGAGCGGGCGATTATCGATAAAGGGTTTGAGATGGGATGGATCCGGCCACGGATTCCGGAACATCGGACCGGAAAAAGGGTGGCCGTCATCGGGTCTGGGCCTGCCGGCCTTGCGGCCGCCGACCTGTTGAATCAACGGGGGCATGCCGTCACCGTTTTTGAAAAGGCGGACCGGCCGGGAGGGCTCCTCATGTACGGGATCCCCAACGTCAAGCTGGAAAAGGATGTGGTGGAAAGAAGGATCCGGCTGTTGGAGGAAGAAGGGGTCGTTTTTGTCACCGGCACGGAAGTCGGGAAGGATATTTCAGCCGACGACATCCTGCGCACATATGATGCGGTCATCCTTTGCACCGGCGCCCAAAAACATCGGCCTTTGAATATCGAAGGAGCCGATGCCAAAGGGGTCCATATGGCGATGGATTTTTTGACCGGCGCCACGAAAAGGCTTTTGGACCCGGACCGTACGGAAGACGGTTTCATCGATACGGAAGGAAAACGGGTGATCGTAATCGGCGGGGGAGAAACGGGGGCGGACTGCGTCGCCACCGCTCTGCGGCAAAACTGTAAAAGCGTCGTCCAATTCGGCAAACATCCGCCCCTCCCCCGCTTCCGTACGGAAGACAACCTTTGGCCGGCCGACCCGAACGTCTTTACCGTGGACTATGCCCATGCGGAAGCGATGGCCCTTTTCGGGAGCGATCCGCGGGAATATTTGATCCGAACTGATAAAATCGTCGCCGACGAACGGGGGCGCGTCAAGGAGGTCCACACCGTTCAAATGAAAAAAACGCCGTCCGGCGACGGCGGCTACATTTTCGAAGCGATTCCCGGAACCGAAAGGGTTTGGCCGGCCGACTGCGTCATTGTCGCGATCGGCTTTTCCGGGACGGATGACAGGCTGCTGGAGCAATTCGGGGTGGAAGCCGAAAACGGCAAAATCAAAGCGAGCTTTCAAGATTTTCGGACAAACCGGGATGGGGTGTTTGCCGCGGGGGATGCCCGGCGCGGCCAAAGCCTCGTGGTCTGGGCCATCCGGGAGGGAAGGGGGGCGGCCAGGGAAGTGGACCGGTATTTGATGGGGAAGACGGTGCTGCGGTAA
- a CDS encoding M12 family metallo-peptidase, whose protein sequence is MKSKLFLFFTAVLLASQSSALTPEIHVEGKKELTVYNREGEAVHSIPLEPKDLQAKTEEASPAIERTSQALVVDGEGNVLDKISLEKNIRDDAFHTAAIGARVATVAIAADEEFRSANSNWTSTAATLVEEMDDAFNRDHNFDLDIKLYISWSSQGSSPEQLLDDLRKDWASKYNYDFLIGFSNDSHILSVGGIAYVYSSNPSTMAVSLVNGTQSYKGIWHAGQHELSHNFGAGHHSSSDYTKCIMNYHYAYTVDYWDSTHGSIIARNKSWFGKAY, encoded by the coding sequence ATGAAGAGCAAGCTGTTTCTCTTTTTTACTGCCGTTCTGCTCGCTTCACAATCTTCCGCCCTCACCCCGGAAATCCACGTCGAAGGCAAAAAAGAATTGACGGTTTACAACCGCGAAGGTGAAGCCGTTCACTCGATCCCGCTCGAGCCGAAGGACCTGCAGGCAAAAACAGAGGAAGCTTCCCCCGCCATCGAACGGACCTCCCAGGCCCTGGTTGTGGACGGTGAAGGGAACGTGCTTGACAAAATCAGCTTGGAAAAAAACATCCGGGATGACGCCTTTCACACGGCCGCCATCGGCGCCCGGGTCGCCACGGTCGCCATCGCCGCCGATGAAGAATTCCGCAGTGCGAATTCCAATTGGACCAGCACGGCTGCCACCCTCGTAGAAGAAATGGACGACGCCTTCAACCGGGATCACAATTTCGATCTGGATATCAAACTGTATATTTCCTGGTCCTCCCAAGGTTCGAGCCCCGAGCAGCTGCTGGATGATCTGCGGAAGGATTGGGCTTCGAAGTATAACTACGACTTTTTGATCGGATTTTCCAATGATTCCCACATCCTGTCCGTAGGCGGAATCGCCTATGTTTATTCCAGCAACCCGTCCACAATGGCGGTAAGCTTGGTGAACGGGACCCAATCCTACAAAGGAATATGGCATGCGGGCCAACACGAATTGTCCCACAATTTCGGCGCGGGCCATCATTCGTCCTCCGACTATACAAAGTGCATCATGAATTATCACTATGCTTACACCGTGGATTATTGGGATTCGACCCACGGCTCCATCATCGCCAGGAATAAGAGCTGGTTCGGGAAGGCGTATTGA
- a CDS encoding ABC transporter permease: MGNLIVNEFVKIFKRKSTYAMFLFLILIVVGGGFLTKYLNSLDEPVSQDNWKEELAKETEQMKKDLEEMPASMRAAFEDEIAINEYRIAHDLPPSDYNMWSFIGDSGTYITIVGLFVIIVAAGIVANEFSWGTIKSLIIKPYKRWKILLAKYVMVLLFMLIVLALLFISAVAVGAVLFGPGDGGSQIHLSYADGKVVEQSQLLYLAKSYLLNSVGVLLLATMAFMISTIFRSSGTAIGISVFLLLAGDTITSFFAMKFDWAKYILFANTNLMAYLEGKPMVEGMTMGFSITMLTIYFIVFQVLAFLFFTKRDVSN, encoded by the coding sequence ATGGGTAACCTGATCGTAAACGAATTTGTCAAGATCTTTAAGCGAAAAAGCACCTATGCCATGTTCCTGTTTTTGATCCTGATCGTGGTCGGAGGAGGTTTTTTAACCAAATACCTCAATTCCCTCGACGAACCCGTTTCACAGGACAATTGGAAAGAGGAATTGGCCAAGGAAACCGAACAAATGAAAAAGGATTTGGAAGAAATGCCGGCATCCATGCGGGCGGCATTTGAAGACGAAATCGCCATCAACGAATACCGGATCGCCCATGACCTGCCCCCGTCGGACTACAATATGTGGAGTTTTATCGGCGATTCCGGAACCTACATCACGATCGTCGGCCTGTTTGTCATCATCGTCGCCGCCGGGATCGTCGCCAATGAATTCTCCTGGGGGACGATCAAATCGTTGATCATCAAGCCTTACAAACGATGGAAAATTTTATTGGCCAAATATGTCATGGTGCTGTTGTTCATGCTGATCGTCCTCGCCCTGCTCTTCATCAGCGCCGTGGCGGTCGGCGCCGTCCTGTTCGGCCCGGGCGACGGGGGAAGCCAGATCCATTTATCCTATGCCGACGGAAAAGTGGTGGAACAAAGCCAGCTGCTCTATTTGGCGAAGTCCTATTTGCTCAATTCCGTGGGCGTCCTGCTCCTCGCGACGATGGCCTTCATGATTTCGACCATCTTCCGCTCCAGCGGGACCGCCATCGGCATCTCCGTCTTCTTGCTGCTGGCGGGGGATACGATCACCTCCTTCTTCGCCATGAAATTCGATTGGGCCAAATACATCTTGTTCGCCAATACGAATCTGATGGCCTACCTGGAAGGGAAGCCGATGGTGGAGGGGATGACCATGGGTTTTTCCATCACGATGCTGACCATCTACTTCATCGTTTTTCAAGTGTTGGCTTTCCTCTTCTTTACAAAGAGGGATGTCAGCAATTGA